From Oryza sativa Japonica Group chromosome 4, ASM3414082v1, one genomic window encodes:
- the LOC4336826 gene encoding uncharacterized protein yields the protein MAGDEWRCRKHPAPPCGGVCPYCLRDRLLRLCPECAHARPCPCAASSSSPSSSSSSAASGSAAVVGRVYSLIERERRMGLRSRSVAAGGGGGGRGIVVRDERPKSRAFGWVSFRKATSDRVVEVDDGAALARSSSVSATAVETRAPPKSRGWGRFIPGSIKALRHRKSRAAGDCREGVR from the coding sequence atggccggcgacgagtgGCGCTGCCGGAAGCACCCGGCGCCGCCCTGCGGCGGCGTGTGCCCGTACTGCCTCCGCGACCGCCTGCTCCGGCTCTGCCCCGAGTGCGCGCACGCGCGGCCCTGCCCCtgcgccgcgtcgtcctcgtccccgtcctcctcgtcctcctccgcggccTCCGGCAGCGCCGCGGTGGTCGGGAGGGTGTACAGCCTCATCGAGCGGGAGCGGCGGATGGGACTGCGGTCCCGATCcgtcgccgcgggcggcggcggcggcggccgcggcatcGTCGTCAGGGACGAGAGGCCCAAGTCGAGGGCGTTTGGGTGGGTGTCGTTCCGGAAGGCGACGTCGGACAGGGTCGTGGAGGTGGACGACGGGGCGGCATTGGCGCGGTCGAGCTCGGTGTCGGCGACGGCCGTGGAGACGAGGGCGCCTCCCAAGTCGAGAGGGTGGGGGCGGTTCATCCCGGGCTCGATCAAGGCGCTGCGCCACCGCAagtcccgcgccgccggcgattgCCGCGAGGGTGTCAGGTGA
- the LOC136355984 gene encoding uncharacterized protein — MAADDDAEHETSPASASASSAPATRKRKRPGATATDGAPAQSADDAGGMCDDVLRNIFSRLPARAAVACTALSKHHRRLVTGAEFRRLHLLLGAPLPRPHVAYLATAPITRRGDDRVVSKFHGFHVAGAGMGIGAHAPMRALTDGRYENKSYVNTCNGVILLAMKKKTPSRSFILWNPAIADDEKKLTIPEGLQDNGEYYVAGLGYGRRSKTYKLLLCRLKCLSSKGPGGCRIFYRCAELVVYTLGAGAGAGDQPRTVLSGLDTKIKRQSLYLDGTIYLLDAEDSIVFAFDVDDETVTAIDLPGERSITKHASSKLMEMSGRVCVVTKDGTHTFSVWLLVAEDDHRWQRRCAIGESNIYYRSITAAWDHGDALLLLVDGSPYLYDITDERMTKTEMPIDVKPEEAAYTLCWGYKPTLVSPGSIVGDGDGDEEEGRRRRGRDRTADIVAAVRPVRERDVRRGRKATLDVTCFMEMLVRIMRELPGGMQDVIDMPLLNASLNVRYRYSDDED; from the coding sequence ATGGCAGCAGATGATGACGCGGAGCACGAgacgtcgccggcgtcggcgtcggcgtcgagcgCTCCAGCCACGAGGAAGCGGAAGAGGCCgggagccaccgccaccgatgGCGCGCCTGCTCAATCTGCTGACGATGCAGGCGGCATGTGCGACGACGTCCTCCGCAACATCTTCTCCCGCCtgccggcgcgcgccgccgtcgcgtgcaCGGCGCTGTCgaagcaccaccgccgcctggTGACCGGCGCGGAGTTCcggcgcctccacctcctcctcggcgcgcccctcccccgcccgcaCGTCGCGTACCTCGCGACGGCGCCGATAACGAGGAGAGGGGACGACAGGGTGGTCAGCAAGTTCCACGGcttccacgtcgccggcgccgggatggggatcggcgccCACGCCCCGATGCGCGCGCTCACCGACGGGAGATACGAGAACAAGAGCTATGTCAACACATGCAACGGCGTCATACTCCTCGCCATGAAGAAGAAGACCCCTTCTCGATCATTCATCCTCTGGAACCCGGCCATCGCCGACGACGAGAAGAAACTGACCATCCCTGAAGGTTTACAGGATAATGGGGAGTATTATGTAGCTGGACTTGGCTATGGTCGCAGGAGCAAAACCTACAAGCTACTCTTGTGCCGCCTCAAGTGCTTGAGCAGCAAAGGACCAGGAGGCTGCCGTATATTCTACCGTTGTGCAGAGTTGGTGGTCTACacgctcggcgccggcgccggcgccggtgaccaACCACGGACGGTGCTGTCCGGCCTGGACACGAAGATCAAACGTCAGTCACTCTACCTGGACGGCACGATCTACCTTCTCGACGCCGAGGACTCCATCGTCTTCGCcttcgacgtcgacgacgagacgGTCACCGCCATCGACTTGCCGGGAGAGCGCTCCATAACCAAGCACGCCAGCTCGAAGCTCATGGAGATGTCCGGCCGCGTGTGCGTCGTGACGAAGGACGGGACGCACACCTTCTCCGTGTGGCTGCTCGTGGCGGAGGACGATCACCGGTGGCAGCGGAGGTGCGCGATCGGGGAGAGCAACATCTACTACAGGTCGATCACCGCCGCCTGGGACCACGGCGATGCGCTGCTCCTGCTGGTCGACGGCTCGCCGTACCTGTACGACATCACAGACGAGAGGATGACGAAGACGGAGATGCCGATCGACGTGAAGCCGGAGGAGGCAGCCTACACGCTGTGCTGGGGTTACAAGCCGACGCTCGTGTCGCCGGGGAgcatcgtcggcgacggcgacggcgacgaagaggagggGCGGAGGCGCCGCGGCCGGGATCGGACGGCGGACATAGTTGCCGCCGTGAGGCCCGTCCGCGAGCGCGACgtccggagagggaggaaggcgaCGTTGGACGTGACGTGTTTCATGGAGATGCTGGTCCGCATCATGCGGGAGCTGCCTGGCGGCATGCAGGACGTGATCGACATGCCGTTGCTGAACGCCTCTCTGAACGTTAGGTATCGGTATTCTGATGATGAGGACTGA